In the genome of Desulfofarcimen acetoxidans DSM 771, one region contains:
- a CDS encoding RNA-guided endonuclease InsQ/TnpB family protein — protein sequence MQIVYRFEMRPTKEQQKKMFHTLKLCRKLYNWSLSERQRVYKETGQGLTYNKQQNMLPGYTKEHLEYKQVHSQVMQDTLRRVDFAYQRFFAKEAGYPRFKNRDHYTSFTYPQMDAVKKTFSKPGKIYLSKIGFVKMTTHREFDASQISRVNIKYHGGKWYANLTAEVEVLENLIDSTKSIGIDVGLEHFAVLSDSTEIGTPKYYRKSERKLAKQQRRLSRKKKGSNNRGKAKTKVARLHAKITNQRKDFLHKASLDVVQSHDIVFMEDLKIKNMVKNHYLAKSIHDASWGTFRNFVEYKCHRYGKIFLPVPPHGTSQTCLCGANVPKDLSVRVHRCPACGMVMPRDLVSAILIERRGLEMLAA from the coding sequence TTGCAAATTGTCTACCGGTTTGAAATGCGTCCGACCAAAGAGCAACAGAAAAAAATGTTTCACACACTAAAACTTTGCCGGAAACTCTATAACTGGTCTTTATCTGAGCGTCAGCGTGTGTATAAAGAAACCGGCCAAGGGTTGACATATAATAAACAGCAGAATATGCTGCCGGGCTATACAAAAGAACATCTGGAATACAAGCAAGTTCACAGTCAGGTAATGCAGGATACTTTGCGCCGGGTAGACTTTGCCTATCAGCGGTTTTTTGCCAAAGAAGCCGGATACCCCCGGTTCAAAAACCGTGACCATTACACATCATTTACCTATCCCCAGATGGATGCTGTAAAGAAAACTTTCTCTAAGCCGGGTAAAATCTATCTTTCTAAAATAGGTTTCGTAAAAATGACAACTCACCGGGAATTTGATGCCAGTCAAATATCCAGGGTTAACATAAAGTATCACGGTGGTAAGTGGTACGCTAATTTGACTGCCGAAGTGGAAGTACTCGAAAATCTTATCGACAGTACCAAATCCATTGGAATAGACGTGGGCCTTGAACATTTTGCTGTATTGTCTGATAGTACAGAAATAGGAACCCCAAAATACTATCGTAAATCAGAAAGGAAGTTAGCCAAACAACAGCGAAGACTTTCTCGCAAAAAGAAAGGTTCTAACAACCGAGGGAAAGCTAAAACTAAAGTGGCTAGACTTCATGCTAAGATAACTAATCAACGGAAAGACTTTCTACACAAGGCCAGTCTAGACGTGGTTCAGAGCCATGATATTGTCTTCATGGAAGATCTAAAGATCAAGAACATGGTCAAAAACCACTACCTAGCTAAAAGCATACATGATGCTTCATGGGGTACATTCAGAAACTTTGTTGAGTATAAATGTCACAGATATGGTAAAATATTTCTTCCTGTCCCTCCTCATGGCACTTCCCAGACATGTCTTTGTGGTGCCAATGTGCCAAAGGATTTGAGTGTCAGAGTGCACCGGTGTCCTGCTTGTGGAATGGTTATGCCCAGGGATTTGGTGTCAGCCATATTGATAGAACGTCGTGGCTTAGAAATGCTAGCGGCTTAG